A window of the Odocoileus virginianus isolate 20LAN1187 ecotype Illinois chromosome 20, Ovbor_1.2, whole genome shotgun sequence genome harbors these coding sequences:
- the KLC3 gene encoding kinesin light chain 3: protein MSVQVAAPGGVGLGLERPSPEELVRQTRQVVKGLEALRAEHRGLAGHLAEALAAQGPAAGLELLEEKQQVVSHSLEAIELGLGEAQVLLALSAHVGALEAEKQRLRAQARRLAQENAWLREELEETQRRLRASEEAVAQLEEEKSHLEFLGQLRQYDPPAESQQPESPPRRDSLASLFPSEEEERRGPEAAGAAAAQQGGYEIPARLRTLHNLVIQYASQGRYEVAVPLCRQALEDLERSSGHCHPDVATMLNILALVYRDQNKYKEATDLLHDALQIREQTLGPEHPAVAATLNNLAVLYGKRGRYREAEPLCQRALEIREKVLGADHPDVAKQLNNLALLCQNQGKFEEVERHYARALSIYEALGGPHDPNVAKTKNNLASAYLKQNKYQQAEELYKEILRREALPAPLGAPNTGTAGDAQQQTLRRSSSFSKLRESIRRGSEKLVSRLRGEGAAGTAGMKRAMSLSMLNTDGSRVPENQFPRQHLSEASRTLSASTQDLGPR from the exons ATGTCCGTGCAGGTGGCAGCCCCGGGAGGTgtggggctgggcctggagcGCCCAAGCCCCGAGGAGCTGGTGCGGCAGACGCGGCAAGTGGTGAAGGGGCTGGAGGCCCTGCGGGCAGAGCACCGGGGCCTGGCTGGGCACCTGGCGGAGGCCCTGGCGGCCCAGGGCCCGGCGGCTGGCCTGGAGCTGCTGGAAGAGAAGCAGCAGGTGGTGAGCCACTCACTGGAGGCCATCGAGCTGGGGCTGGGCGAGGCCCAG GTGCTGCTGGCGCTGTCGGCACACGTGGGTGCCCTGGAGGCGGAGAAGCAGCGGCTGCGGGCGCAGGCCCGGCGGCTGGCCCAGGAGAACGCGTGGCTgcgggaggagctggaggagacaCAGCGGCGGCTGCGGGCCAGCGAGGAGGCCGTGGCccagctggaggaggagaagagccACCTGGAGTTCCTGGGGCAGCTGCGGCAGTACGACCCGCCCGCGGAGAGCCAG CAGCCCGAGTCCCCCCCTCGCCGGGACAGCCTGGCCTCCCTGTTCCCCAGTGAGGAGGAGGAACGGAGAG GTCCAGAGGCAGCGGGGGCCGCGGCAGCCCAGCAGGGTGGCTATGAGATCCCGGCCCGCCTCCGGACTCTGCACAACCTGGTGATCCAGTACGCGAGCCAGGGCCGCTACGAGGTGGCTGTGCCGCTGTGCCGGCAGGCCCTGGAGGACCTGGAGCGGAGCTCGGGCCACTGCCACCCCGACGTGGCCACCATGCTCAACATCCTGGCGCTGGTGTACCG AGACCAGAACAAGTACAAAGAGGCCACAGACCTGCTCCACGATGCCCTGCAGATCCGGGAGCAGACGCTGGGCCCCGAGCACcctgcg GTGGCCGCCACCCTCAACAACCTGGCCGTCCTCTACGGGAAGCGCGGGCGTTACCGGGAGGCAGAGCCCCTGTGCCAGCGTGCCCTGGAGATCCGGGAGAAG GTCCTGGGCGCCGACCACCCGGATGTGGCCAAGCAGCTCAACAACCTGGCCCTGCTCTGCCAGAACCAGGGCAAGTTCGAGGAGGTGGAGCGGCACTACGCCCGGGCCCTGAGCATTTACGAGGCCCTGGGCGGGCCCCACGACCCCAATGTGGCCAAGACGAAGAACAACCTG GCCTCAGCCTACCTGAAGCAGAACAAGTACCAGCAGGCGGAAGAGCTGTACAAAGAGATCCTCCGCAGGGAGGCCCTGCCCGCCCCGCTCG GAGCCCCCAACACAGGCACTGCCGGTGACGCACAGCAGCAG ACCCTTCGTCGAAGCAGCTCCTTCTCTAAGCTCCGGGAGTCCATCCGGCGCGGAAGCGAGAAGCTGGTCTCCCGACTCCGAGGCGAGGGGGCGGCGGGGACGGCCGG GATGAAGAGGGCCATGTCGCTCAGCATGCTGAACACGGATGGCTCAAGGGTGCCTGAGAACCAG TTCCCCAGGCAGCACCTGAGCGAGGCCTCGCGGACCCTCAGCGCCAGCACCCAGGACCTGGGCCCCCGCTAG